The segment GATGTCGGTACGCGTCGCTGTGGGTCGGGTCAGGGGATCGAGGGCTAAGGCGACCGGTGGTTCGGAGGGGGTGCGTGGTTCCGCGGTTGGGGGAATCAGGTCGAGGAGGGCCGGGTCTTCCTCCGGGTCCTCGCGGATGACGATACGTAGCGTCAATTGGTCGTCGCTGACCTCGGCTACCGCCTCATGAACGACGGCGTGGTAGCGACCCTCGATGCGATCCCGGATCAGAGTGCTGGGAACGGAGACGACCAAGGTCTCATCGTCAGCGGTCACTGGTTGGGCGGCGGTGAATGTCATCTGCCAGACCACGTCTGACACCTGGGACTGGATTGCCGCCGCACAGGCCTCCCACAGCACCGTCGCGTCCGCCATCGTTTCCTCCGTTCAGTTATCCACAGATGTGGAATCTGCTGTGGAAAGGCCACCGGAACGCGGAAAACGACCATCGGAGGTCCACTCCGCCCTCTCAGTGGGCGGGGCAACGTAGCAGCCTGTGGATGATGGTGCGCAAGGTCAAATACGACTCCACGTTTTACCTGATCAAGACCTATTTCACGATGAAACGCAACTGACTGGTCTTCTCATGAAAATAGGGTCGTTGCCGCCAGATGAATGCTGTAGAGCACGGGGTGGATCTGTGGAAACTGTGGACAACGATGAACGGAGATCGGGGGTACCTCCGAACGACCGACGGAACTTTTTGTTGGGCACGAGACCGGCGGTTGGCACAGGCCCGGTGACACCCGTAGCCTGAGGTCCGGGTTTCGGACTGTTCCCACTTTCGGAGGGTCCGATCTGATCGGCAGCCGAGCCGGTCCCGTCGACCGAGAGGTGGACGAGTGGGTGCACCAGTACCCCGGCCGACACGAATCGATGGCACCCGGGCGCTCCCCCTCCTGATGACGCCCACCGTGCCAGCAGGAGACCACTGATGAAGCGGACCTACCAGCCCAATACCCGTCGTCGTGCCCGCAAGCACGGCTTCCGGAAGCGCATGCGTACCCGTGCCGGCCGGGCGATTATCAGCGCCAGGCGCCAGAAGGGCCGAGCCCGCCTGTCGGCTTGATCCGTCGACTCAGCCGCCGAGACGACTTCCATGCGCTCCGTAATGACGGACGATGGGTCCGACGCGGGCCGCTCGGGGTCGCCTTTCGCCCGTCAGCTGACCCGGGCGACGTGGTCCGGGTGGCTTACGCCATTCCACGACCGGTTGGTCCTGCAGTGGTACGCAACCGGATACGGCGTCGGTTGCGGTCGATCTTCGTGGAGGTCGAGAGGTCTTCCACCGGTATGCCGGCCGGGGACTACCTGGTCCGGGTTCGACCGGAGGCCTCCGGTGCGACCTACGACGAGCTGCGGCGGTGCCTGATAGATGTCGTCGACACCCTCTCTTCCCCCGCATGATCCGATGAAAACACCTTCTGAACAGGGCATTCTTGTCCGTGGTTTGTTGGCTACCGTTCGTGGCTACCAGCACCTAGCCGCGGGTCGGCCTAGTCCGTGCCGGTACGTCCCGTCGTGCTCGAACTACGCACGAGATGCGGTGGAGCGGCACGGTGCCGGTCGGGGCTCTTGGATGGCCCTACGTCGGATCTGTCGTTGCCACCCGTGGGGGTCTCACGGGTGGGACCCGGTACCCGAAGCCACTCCTGTTTCCACTCGGGGAAGCGCCTGATGTTCGACCTGATCGCCAGCCTTCTGGCCTGGTTCTACTCGCTGGTGCCCAGCGTGGGCCTGGCCATCATCATGTTGACCCTGGTGGTCATGGTGGTTCTAACGCCGGTGACCCTTAAGGGCACCCGGTCGATGATCAAGATGCAGCACCTGGGGCCGGAGCTGAAGAAGATCCAGGCTCGCCACAAGGGAAACCGGGAAACTCTTAACCAGGAGATGATGGCCTTCTACAAGGCCAACAACATCAACCCAATGGGCGGTTGCCTGCCCCTGTTTGCCCAGATGCCTGTTTTTTTGGTGCTCTATCAGGTTCTCCGGGGCATTACCCGGAGGATGTCGGATCTGGGGGATAGCACTGGTTGGGTGGCCGGGCGCTTGAGTGTCGGTGAGACCCTGGGCGGGGCGCCGACCGATCCACAGGCTTTCTACCCGGCGTATGTCGACCACGGCTCGGAAATTTTCCGTGACCTGAGTAACCGGTCAGAGATGGTGTTCCTTGGCATGGACCTCTCGAGGTCGGCAACTAGCGCCCTATCAGAGAGCGTGATAGCCACCCTTCCCTACATCTTGCTGATCTTGGTGGTTGGCGTCAGTTCATGGTTTCAGCAGCGCCAGATTCGGGGCCGCAACCCAGACGCAGCGATCAACCCACAGATGCAAATGATGATGAAGGTGATGCCATTTTTCCTGCCGCTCATCTCCTTCCAGCTCGACGCATCATTGGTCGTCTACTTCGTTGTCTCGAACCTGTACCGGATTGGTCAACAGGCCTATATCACCAGGAGCCTCTACGGGCCGAACGCCGAAGTAACGCCCGTCGTGGTTCCGGAGAAGGTCAAACCGACCAAGGAAACGAAGACGGCTCCTTCTCCGAAGAAAACAAGCCCGACCAGCGAAGATAGGTCATCAAGCGGATCGTCGGCTCGCAGTGGACGGACTACCGCGGGAAGTAATGAGAAGAGTTCTCAACAAATTGACGATGAGGCGCCCGCAGAAGGCGGATCGGAGACACGTACCCCGAAGGCCCGGAAGCCGGCCAAGTCGGCTACCCCGGCAAAGAAAAAGAAAAAAAAGAAGTCCGGCCGTCGTGATCGTAAGGGAGCGACAGACGAGCCAATTTTAATCGACAAGAGGCCGCCGGCGGCCCGTGGACGCGGGGGACGAACGACGCCCCCGGGGACCACACGGGCCCGCGGCTCCAAGAAGAAGAGGAGGAAGTGAGGATGGAGTGGATTGAGACCACCGGTGCTTCACTCGATGAAGCTAAAGAACGTGCGCTGGACAGACTCGGCGTGGCCGAGGATGACCTGGAGGTGGAGGTCCTGGCTGAGCCAAGCCGAACGATGTTCGGCCTGAAGAAATCAGAAGCCCGCCTCCGTGCGCGGGTTCGCCCGACAAGTCCCCGTGCGAAGGTAGATCGGCGTGACCGCAACCGACGGAGCGATCGGAACGGAAGTCAGAACCGGGGTGGATCGTCCGGTCGTAAGGGTCAGGAGAATCGAAGGGGCGGTCGATCCGACGGATCATCAGATGGTGGCTCTGGTCCGAGTTCCCGGTCGAGCGGTAATCGCCGCCGGCGCGCTGGAGAGGATCAAGAGACAGAAAGAGGCAGGTCAGAGGCTGAAAAGGGCCAGAAAACTCAAAGCTCGGAGACGAGCCGAAACAGGGGCCGCCAGAAGGTGGCCAGGGACTCGTCGGTGAAGCCGGCGAATGGAAACGATCGCGGAGGCGATCGAGAGAGGGCTGAGGTGGAGGCTATGGATCTGCAGACGCAGGCCCAGATCACCGAGGATTTCGTTCAGGGGCTGCTCGACAAGATGGGCCTGGACGCCCGGGTGGCGAGCACAATCGACGAGGACCGCCTAACGGTGGAGGCTCAGGGCTTGAACCTGGGCCTGGCCATCGGCCAGCGAGGTGAGACGGTCCGTGCTATTACCGAGCTGTCACGGACGCTGGTCCAACGGAGCTCTGATGGCCAGGCTGAGGGCTCCCTAATCGTTGACATCGGTGGGTACCGTGAGCGACGCCGATCGTTCTTGGCCGACTTCGCCCGGAGTCAAGCTGAAGAGGTGCTGACCGACGGTCGTTCCCGTGCCCTAGAGCCCATGGGCGCTGCGGACCGAAAGGTGGTCCATGACACGATTGGCGAGATTGATGGCCTGATGACGGTTTCTGAAGGCAGTGATGCTGATCGTCGCGTGGTGATCATGGTCGAGTCCGCCGGGTGACAGTCACGGTCGAGGAGATTCTCGACAGGGCGGTCTCGGAGGGGTACCTGACCCCTGCGGTGGCCGCAGAGGGGCCCGCGCACAGCGTGGGTTTCCTTCGTTTTGGGCCGTTGGACGGGGTTTCGAGCCCTTCCGGCTGGTCAGATTTGCATGGTTCTGGCGTGGTGGGGCCACCTGCCGGTGCTTTGGCCGTCGATCTGGGCACCGGCGGTGGGATACCGGGCCTGGTCCTGGCCACCTTGACAATGTGCCGTTGGGTGCTGGTTGACCGGGGGGAACGGCGGGGGTCCTTTCTCCGATGGGCCGTTCGCCGGTTGGGCCTTGGGGATCGCGTGGAGGTCGTGGTGGCCGATGCGGTCGACGTTGGCCGAGGACCACTCCGAGGCAAGGCGAATCTGGTGACGGCCCGGGGCTTCGCTGGCCCGGGGCCAACGGCGGAGTGTGGTGCCCCCCTCCTCTTGCCCGGCGGGTTTCTGGTGGTCAGCGAGCCTCCGGACGAAACCCAGGGCCGGGCCGGACGGTGGGAGGACGGTGGCCTGCGGGCAATGGGCCTGGAGGACTGGGGTGGTTGGCACACTGGCCAGGCCGGTTATCGAGCTATGCGGCTGGTGGCCGACTGTCCGAACCGGTTTCCCCGACGGTTCAGCCGTCAGCTCTCGGACCCGCTCATCCAAGGGTGACGGGACGGAATGTTCCACGTGGAACACTCCACGATCTGTAAAAGGGAATAGTTCCTAACAAATATTGGCGCAACGTGTTCCACGTGGAACATGCGGCTACCAGGACCCCGAATTCGCTCTGTTTGAGGGGTTTCAACCTTTCCAGATCACTTGCCGGAGGGTGATTGCATTGGGGTCGCTCCGGGTGCATGATGCATCCAATGCCGTTTGAGAACGGGCGCTCCCGTGTCATTGCTGTCGCCAACCAGAAGGGTGGGGTGGGCAAGACCACCACCACGATCAATCTCGGAGCGGCAATGGCCGAGGAGGGAAGGAAGGTCCTCCTGGTGGACCTAGACCCCCAGGCTAATGCCACCACCGGCGTCGGGGTGTCTAGCCGGGACCTCGAGGCTTCGATCTACGAGGTATTGCTCCAACGAGTTGCTCTGGTCGATGTGCTCAGGCCCACAGACGTGCCCAACCTGGACCTAGTGCCGTCTAGCCTTCCGTTGGCCGGAGCGGAGATCGAGTTGGTGACGGCGTTCAGCCGTGAACATCGGCTGGAACGGGCGTTGGACGAGGTGGTCGACGATTATGACCTGATCCTCATCGACTGCCCCCCGGCTCTGGGGCTGCTGACCGTGAATGCGCTGGTGGTGGCCGGCGAGGTGGTAGTTCCCATCCAGTGTGAGTACTACGCCCTGGAGGGTTTGGGACAACTGGTGGGCAATGTGGACCTGGTTAGGTCAAACCTGAATCCGGACCTGGAGATCTCCCACATTGCGCTTGTCATGTACGACGCCCGGACCAAACTGTCCGAACAGGTATCTGACGAGGTCAGGGCCTATTTTGGTGAAAAGGTGTGCCGGCAGGTTATTCCCCGGTCAATCCGCCTGTCGGAGGCCCCTTCATTCGGTCAGCCGATCACCGTGTTCGATCCGACATGTCGGGGTGCTGTGGCATACCGACAACTTGCTAAGGAGGTCTTGGGATGAAGAAGAGCGGTTTGGGAAGGGGTCTCTCTGCGCTGATCCCGGAAGGAGGCGTCCCCGGGACCCTGCACCCTCTAGCCGAAGGATTGGCGAGTGATCCGTCGACGACAGTCGAAATGGAGGTCACGGGGGGGATGCGATTCGAGAAGGTGTCGGTGGCCGACATCTCTCCCAATCCGTACCAGCCCCGTCAAAGCTTCGACGATGAGAAGATGGCCGAGCTCACTGCCTCCATTCGTGAGCAGGGGGTCCTTCAGCCCCTTCTCCTGCGGAAAAGCTCCGACGGCTACGAGTTGGTGGCCGGTGAACGGCGATGGCGTGCTGCTCGGCGGGCCGGCCTGGCCACTGTCCCGGCCGTAGTCCGCTCGGTGGAGGACCGGGATTCACTGGAGCAGGCCATCGTGGAGAATCTCCACCGTGACGACCTCAACCCATTGGAGGAGGCCGCCGCCTTCCATCGTTTGATGGACGATTTTGGCCTTACCCAACACGAGGTTGCCGTGCGAGTCGGCCGCAGTCGCCCAGCGGTAGCCAACAGCCTGCGCCTCCTGCAACTACCCGACGTTGTACAGCAGTTGATCATGGACGGATCGCTGTCGGCCGGACACGCTCGGGCCTTGGCTGGCCTGGGAGACCGTCCGCTAATCGAGCGCCTGGCTGCTCGGGTGGTTGACGAAGGGTTGTCGGTCCGACAGACAGAGGACCTGGTGCGGTCGTTGGATGAGGTGACTGTGCCCGTGGTGGATCTTTCTGGCGAGGTCACGGCCCGGCCGCGGGACGCGGCCCTGCTGGAGGTTGAACAGATCCTGGCTGATCGGCTTGACACCACGGTTCGGGTAGTCACCCGGGGCCGTAAGGGCCGGATTGTCGTGGAATTTGCTGACCTAGACGATCTGGAGCGCCTTTTTCGCCTATTGGAGGGCTGACCCGGTCAGGAACCCGGTCGGTCAGGCGTTGGCCACTGCTGGCGGGGTCGGATCGGCAGCCGGATCGGCGATCCACCGGGCGATAGCACCGGCTAGAGCATCGGCAATTTCGGCCGTCGACAGGACCACTACTGACGGCGGGGCGAGACTGCAAAGGACAGCTGGCATCCGGGTTTGCCGCAGCACGGGGATCCGACGGCCCAGGCATTCGGTGGCCGGTATATCGGCCGACAGGAGGGCACGGTCCAAGCCGGAGGCGCACTGGTGGGCCAACCGGAATCCACCCTCGCTCTGGAATTCCTTGATGGCAAAGTAGCTAATACGTGAATGAGAATAAGTCTCAATACGGAGTCCAAGGTAGAGGACGGCTTGGAACTCGTTAGCTGTGGCCGCCTGTGTCTCCTCGTTGGGATGGTCGAGGTCCAACAGGTGGGCGCCCCTGGCCCGAAGTGTCCGGCTCAAGGCTGCGCTGAGGGCCGCAGAGCTACCGAACTGGCCGACGGCCAGGCGCTGACCGTGCAGTTCGGGACTGCCTTGCCGTAGCCGGTCCAGCTCGCGTACCTGTGCCACCGTGGTTCGGCCTGCTGGTCGACCTAACAGTTGGCGCAACACCTGGATGGTTTGCGGTCCGGCGATCCTGTCCACGGCCAAGGCGGTATTCCGCTGGAAGTCAGCCAGGGCCCCCGCCGTGTCCGGACCGAAGATCCCGTCGATCCGTCCGGCGTCAAAACCCAGACTTCCCAGACGGAGCTGTAGCTCAGCGACATCCTCGCCCCGGAACATCGGGAAATGGAGGTAGAGGTGGCGGTCACCTAGGCGTAACCCGGCCTCGACCAGGGCGGCCTGGGTGGTCTCGTCAACTAGACCGTGCTCGTCCAGGCCGCGTTCAGTCTGAAAGGCCAACAACGACCGCGTGGTTTCGGGTCCAAAATACCCATCGGCCTCCTCGACCCCGTCTACCCGGTGCCCGGCAGCCGCCAAGCGACGGTGGAGGTCACTGACCAATGCCCCCCGATCGTTGGGACGAAGCGGCTTGGACATCGGCCAGACGACCGGAGCAGGGAGCCGGCTTAGAGGTACCCAGCCAGCTCCTCGAGGAGCTGGGGTTTGCCCTTAGCGCCCACCAGGCGCTTGGCCGGGAGGCCACCGTCGAACAGGATCAGGGTGGGGATGCTCATCACCTCAAATCGGCGAGCCAGGTCTGGAGCTTCATCCACGTTGACCTTGGCCACTCGGAGCGAACCGGTTTGTTCTGAGGCGATCTCCTCCAGGATGGGAGCAATCATCTTGCACGGACCACACCACTCGGCCCAAAAGTCGACCAGCACCGGTTCGACGGCTGACCCGATCTCCTCGTCAAACGTGGTCTCAGAAAGGTTCGTGATGACAGCGGCCATGGGAGTCTCTTCTCTCGGGTCTGTGGCTATGGATGTTTTCTATCGGCTTGCCGGGTTGAAGGCTCGGCAGGGCCAGATCGTTGGGCGGACTAGTTAGTCAGCGCGGCTCTCGAGCCAGCGCTCGGCGTCAAGGGCTGCCATGCACCCGGAGGAGGCGGCGGTCACGGCCTGACGGTAGGTGTGGTCTTGGACGTCGCCGCAGGCGAAGACGCCCTCTACGTTGGTCGTCGACCGGTCAGCACCTGTGATCAGGTAGCCAGCCTCGTCCATGTCCAGTTGCCCGGTGAACAAGTCGGTGTTTGGCCGGTGGCCGATGGCGATGAACACGCCGGTGACCGGGAGACGACGGGACTTGCCCGTCACCGTGTCCCGGAGGTCCAGTGCCTCGACCTTGGAATCGCCCAGAATGTCGTCGACGACGGTGTTCCAAGCGAATTCGATCTTCGGGTTATCGAAGGCCCGTCGTTGCATGATCTTGGAGGCCCGGAGATTGTCACGTCGGTGGACCAGGGTCACCTTGCTAGCGAAACGTGTCAGGAAGCCGGCTTCCTCGAGGGCCGAGTCGCCGCCGCCCACCACGGCGATCTCCTGGTCTCGGAAAAAGAACCCGTCGCACGTGGCACAGGTCGAAAGGCCGTGTCCGATGAGTCGTCGCTCGGCCTCCAGGCCCAGCATGACCGATCGGGCACCGGTGGACACGACCACGGCGTCGGCCGTGTAGGTCGGCTCGGGAGTCTCGGGATCACCGATCCAGATCTTGAACGGCCCGGTCGATAGGTCAACTCTGGACACTTTCTCGGTGATGATCTCCGCTCCGAACCGCGCCGCCTGGGCCCGCATATCCAGCATGAGCTGGGGGCCCATGATTCCTTCGGGAAAGCCGGGGAAGTTCTCGACGTCGGTAGTCAGCATCAACTGGCCACCCGGCTGGTCGCTAGTCGACGATGGCTCGCCCTCGATGACTAGCGGAGCAAGGTCAGCACGGGCCGTGTAGATGGCCGCGGTCAGGCCGGCTGGTCCGGAACCGATGATGACGACTTCGTAGTGGGGCACGCTCGCTCCTCGCGCGTTCGATGCGTCTTCGCAGGTCAGGGAGTACGTCGGGACCAGAGCCATGCGCCCAGGAGGCAGAGCGCCCCACCCAGCACCAGATGGGCCGACCAGCTCTCGCCGGGGAGGACGAGGTCCAGGAGGCGGAAGGCCCCGATGGAGGCCAACACCACGGCACTGATCAGGCACAACGCCCCGAGGACTCCGTAGACGAGAGCCCGGGTGGCCGTGATGACGGGCTGGGTGGTGGCCGAACGGAGACGCTCCACGGCGTCGACCACCCGGTCTACGAGGGTGGTAGCCCAGTCGCGGCGTTCTTCGGAGTTCTCCGGCGAGGACGTATCGGGGTCGACCGGGGTGGTCATGGGGCGGAGCCTACCGACGGTCGCCCAACGGTGGCCGCTGCGGGGTCAGCCCTTCAGGGTGAAGCAGAGGCCGATCAGGCCGGGCCCGCCGTGGCTGGCCACCACGGGACCGATTACTCCGACCCGGAGTGCGGAGGGATCGACGAGGGGGGCCAACATTTCGACCAGGTCCCCGATGTCTTCGGCCTGAGCGTGCATCACCGAGAGGGTCTCGATGTCCTCTGCATGTTCAGCCACTTTGTCCCGGAGCCACCCGAGAGACTTTTTCCGGGTCCGTTGGCGACCAGCCTCTTCAACCACACCACTGCTGATGTCAATCAGCG is part of the Acidimicrobiales bacterium genome and harbors:
- the trxA gene encoding thioredoxin — translated: MAAVITNLSETTFDEEIGSAVEPVLVDFWAEWCGPCKMIAPILEEIASEQTGSLRVAKVNVDEAPDLARRFEVMSIPTLILFDGGLPAKRLVGAKGKPQLLEELAGYL
- a CDS encoding peptidoglycan-binding protein — its product is MSKPLRPNDRGALVSDLHRRLAAAGHRVDGVEEADGYFGPETTRSLLAFQTERGLDEHGLVDETTQAALVEAGLRLGDRHLYLHFPMFRGEDVAELQLRLGSLGFDAGRIDGIFGPDTAGALADFQRNTALAVDRIAGPQTIQVLRQLLGRPAGRTTVAQVRELDRLRQGSPELHGQRLAVGQFGSSAALSAALSRTLRARGAHLLDLDHPNEETQAATANEFQAVLYLGLRIETYSHSRISYFAIKEFQSEGGFRLAHQCASGLDRALLSADIPATECLGRRIPVLRQTRMPAVLCSLAPPSVVVLSTAEIADALAGAIARWIADPAADPTPPAVANA
- the rpmH gene encoding 50S ribosomal protein L34 yields the protein MKRTYQPNTRRRARKHGFRKRMRTRAGRAIISARRQKGRARLSA
- a CDS encoding class I SAM-dependent methyltransferase translates to MVGPPAGALAVDLGTGGGIPGLVLATLTMCRWVLVDRGERRGSFLRWAVRRLGLGDRVEVVVADAVDVGRGPLRGKANLVTARGFAGPGPTAECGAPLLLPGGFLVVSEPPDETQGRAGRWEDGGLRAMGLEDWGGWHTGQAGYRAMRLVADCPNRFPRRFSRQLSDPLIQG
- the trxB gene encoding thioredoxin-disulfide reductase, with amino-acid sequence MPHYEVVIIGSGPAGLTAAIYTARADLAPLVIEGEPSSTSDQPGGQLMLTTDVENFPGFPEGIMGPQLMLDMRAQAARFGAEIITEKVSRVDLSTGPFKIWIGDPETPEPTYTADAVVVSTGARSVMLGLEAERRLIGHGLSTCATCDGFFFRDQEIAVVGGGDSALEEAGFLTRFASKVTLVHRRDNLRASKIMQRRAFDNPKIEFAWNTVVDDILGDSKVEALDLRDTVTGKSRRLPVTGVFIAIGHRPNTDLFTGQLDMDEAGYLITGADRSTTNVEGVFACGDVQDHTYRQAVTAASSGCMAALDAERWLESRAD
- a CDS encoding AAA family ATPase, producing the protein MPFENGRSRVIAVANQKGGVGKTTTTINLGAAMAEEGRKVLLVDLDPQANATTGVGVSSRDLEASIYEVLLQRVALVDVLRPTDVPNLDLVPSSLPLAGAEIELVTAFSREHRLERALDEVVDDYDLILIDCPPALGLLTVNALVVAGEVVVPIQCEYYALEGLGQLVGNVDLVRSNLNPDLEISHIALVMYDARTKLSEQVSDEVRAYFGEKVCRQVIPRSIRLSEAPSFGQPITVFDPTCRGAVAYRQLAKEVLG
- a CDS encoding YidC/Oxa1 family membrane protein insertase, whose product is MFDLIASLLAWFYSLVPSVGLAIIMLTLVVMVVLTPVTLKGTRSMIKMQHLGPELKKIQARHKGNRETLNQEMMAFYKANNINPMGGCLPLFAQMPVFLVLYQVLRGITRRMSDLGDSTGWVAGRLSVGETLGGAPTDPQAFYPAYVDHGSEIFRDLSNRSEMVFLGMDLSRSATSALSESVIATLPYILLILVVGVSSWFQQRQIRGRNPDAAINPQMQMMMKVMPFFLPLISFQLDASLVVYFVVSNLYRIGQQAYITRSLYGPNAEVTPVVVPEKVKPTKETKTAPSPKKTSPTSEDRSSSGSSARSGRTTAGSNEKSSQQIDDEAPAEGGSETRTPKARKPAKSATPAKKKKKKKSGRRDRKGATDEPILIDKRPPAARGRGGRTTPPGTTRARGSKKKRRK
- a CDS encoding ParB/RepB/Spo0J family partition protein, producing MKKSGLGRGLSALIPEGGVPGTLHPLAEGLASDPSTTVEMEVTGGMRFEKVSVADISPNPYQPRQSFDDEKMAELTASIREQGVLQPLLLRKSSDGYELVAGERRWRAARRAGLATVPAVVRSVEDRDSLEQAIVENLHRDDLNPLEEAAAFHRLMDDFGLTQHEVAVRVGRSRPAVANSLRLLQLPDVVQQLIMDGSLSAGHARALAGLGDRPLIERLAARVVDEGLSVRQTEDLVRSLDEVTVPVVDLSGEVTARPRDAALLEVEQILADRLDTTVRVVTRGRKGRIVVEFADLDDLERLFRLLEG